The following proteins come from a genomic window of Gloeocapsa sp. PCC 73106:
- a CDS encoding single-stranded DNA-binding protein, translating into MNSCILMAKIISNPELRYAQDNQLPIAQMLIEIDGLGPNDPPSTLKAVGWGNLASEIKEKYTEGDQVILMGRLSMKNFESPEGFKEKRAELTLSQVYPLSPSATTNNVVPIDSFKPKTPTDETPEEMTDLTTSSPPVSDENLDEIPF; encoded by the coding sequence ATGAATAGTTGCATTTTAATGGCTAAAATTATTAGTAATCCCGAGCTGCGCTATGCTCAAGATAATCAACTACCGATCGCTCAAATGCTCATAGAGATCGATGGTTTAGGACCGAACGACCCTCCTAGTACCTTAAAAGCCGTAGGTTGGGGAAATCTCGCTTCAGAAATTAAAGAAAAATACACTGAAGGGGACCAAGTGATTCTCATGGGGCGTTTATCCATGAAAAATTTCGAAAGTCCTGAGGGATTCAAAGAAAAACGCGCCGAATTAACCCTTTCCCAGGTTTATCCCCTGTCTCCATCTGCTACTACAAATAACGTAGTACCCATAGATTCGTTTAAACCGAAGACACCAACTGATGAGACGCCAGAAGAAATGACCGATTTAACAACCTCTTCTCCTCCAGTCTCTGACGAAAATTTAGATGAAATTCCCTTTTAA